From Echeneis naucrates chromosome 7, fEcheNa1.1, whole genome shotgun sequence, one genomic window encodes:
- the prpf6 gene encoding pre-mRNA-processing factor 6 isoform X2 → MASATAKQASKTAPKTSAAGAGAAGVNGGPPIMPLASPLMGKKKKPFLGMPAPLGYVPGLGRGATGFTTRSDIGPARDANDPVDDRHAPPGKRTVGDQMKKNQDDDDEDLNDTNYDEFNGYAGSLFSSGPYEKDDEEADAIYAALDKRMDERRKERRELREKEEIEKYRMERPKIQQQFSDLKRKLAEVSEEEWLSIPEVGDARNKRQRNPRYEKLTPVPDSFFSKHLQTGENHTTVDPLQGVSMHLGGLNTPYPGSMTPGLMTPGTGELDMRKIGQARNTLMDMRLSQVSDSVSGQTVVDPKGYLTDLNSMIPTHGGDISDIKKARLLLKSVRETNPHHPPAWIASARLEEVTGKLQVARNLIMKGTEMCPKSEDVWLEAARLQPGDTAKAVVAQAVRHLPQSVRIYIRAAELETDVRAKKRVLRKALENVSKSVRLWKTAVELEEPEDARIMLSRAVECCPTSVELWLALARLETYENARRVLNKARENIPTDRHIWITAAKLEEANGNTQMVDKIIDRAITSLHANGVEINREQWIQDAEECDKAGSVATCQAVIRAVIGIGIEEEDRKHTWMEDAESCVAHGALECARAIYAHALQVFPSKKSVWLRAAYFEKNNGTRESLEALLQRAVAHCPKAEVLWLMGAKSKWLAEDVPAARSILALAFQANPNSEEIWLAAVKLESENNEYERARRLLAKARSSAPTARVFMKSVKLEWVLGNIEAAQELCTEALKHYEDFPKLWMMRGQIEEQCENMDKAREAYNQGLKKCPHSVALWLLLSHLEERVGQLTRARAILEKARLKNPQSPELWLESVRLEFRAGLKNIANTLMAKALQECPSSGILWAEAVFLEARPQRKTKSVDALKKCEHDPHVLLAVAKLFWSERKITKAREWFLKTVKIEPDLGDAWALFYKFELQHGTEEQQEEVRKRCENAEPRHGELWCAESKHVLNWQKKTGEILALVASKIKNTF, encoded by the exons ATGGCCAGCGCTACTGCTAAACAGGCGTCAAAAACTGCCCCTAAAACGTCTGCGGCAGGCGCCGGGGCGGCGGGGGTAAACGGCGGCCCCCCGATAATGCCCCTGGCCTCCCCGCTGatggggaagaagaagaagccgtTTCTGGGGATGCCCGCTCCGCTCGGCTACGTCCCCGGTCTGGGCAGAGG TGCAACTGGTTTCACCACCCGATCTGATATTGGTCCTGCTCGTGATGCCAATGATCCAGTGGATGACCGACATGCACCACCAGGAAAGAGGACGGTTGGGGACCAAATGAAAAAGAaccaagatgatgatgatgaagatctGAATGATACCAACTATGATGAG TTTAATGGGTATGCTGGTAGTTTGTTCTCCAGTGGACCCTATGagaaagatgatgaagaagcaGATGCCATATACGCAGCATTGGACAAAAGGATGGACGAAAGGCGCAAAGAGAGAAG GGAGCtgagggaaaaagaagaaatagagAAATATCGTATGGAGCGACCAAAAAtccagcagcagttttctgATTTAAAG agGAAGTTGGCAGAGGTGTCAGAAGAGGAGTGGCTGAGTATCCCAGAGGTGGGAGATGCGAGGAACAAGCGCCAGAGGAATCCCCGTTACGAAAAACTAACCCCTGTCCCAGACAGCTTCTTCTCTAAGCACTTACAGACTGGAGAGAACCACACCACTGTTGACCCACTGCAAGGGGTCAGtatgcat CTGGGAGGGCTGAATACCCCTTATCCAGGAAGTATGACCCCTGGTCTTATGACTCCAGGAACAGGAGAGCTTGACATGAGGAAAATCGGTCAGGCCAGGAACACACTGATGGACATGAGGCTCAGTCAG gTGTCTGACTCAGTGAGTGGACAGACCGTGGTGGATCCTAAGGGTTACCTAACTGATCTTAATTCCATGATTCCCACACATGGAGGGGACATCAG TGACATCAAGAAGGCGAGGCTGTTGCTGAAATCAGTCAGGGAGACCAATCCTCATCACCCTCCTGCTTGGATCGCCTCTGCCAGATTGGAAGAGGTGACTGGTAAACTGCAGGTGGCAAGAAACCTCATCATGAAAGGCACAGAGATGTGTCCGAAG AGTGAGGATGTGTGGCTGGAGGCAGCCCGGCTTCAGCCTGGTGACACAGCTAAAGCTGTGGTTGCACAGGCTGTCCGCCACCTGCCACAATCGGTTCGCATTTacatcagagctgcagagctggagaCAGACGTCAGGGCTAAGAAACGAGTCCTTAGGAAGG CCCTCGAGAATGTGTCCAAGTCAGTGCGACTGTGGAAGACAGCTGTTGAGCTGGAGGAGCCAGAGGATGCCAGAATCATGCTTAGTCGAGCAGTGGAGTGTTGTCCTACTAGTGTGGAG CTCTGGCTGGCACTGGCCCGGCTAGAGACGTATGAGAATGCCCGTCGTGTCCTGAACAAAGCTCGAGAAAACATTCCCACTGATCGTCACATCTGGATCACTGCTGCCAAGTTGGAGGAGGCCAACGGCAACACTCAAATGGTGGACAAGATCATTGACAGAGCCATCACCTCTCTGCATGCCAACGGTGTGGAGATCAACCGAGAGCAATGGATACAG GATGCAGAAGAGTGTGACAAAGCGGGGAGCGTGGCTACCTGTCAGGCTGTGATACGGGCTGTCATAGGGATTGGTATAGAGGAGGAAGATCGGAAACACACCTGGATGGAGGATGCAGAAAGT TGTGTGGCTCATGGAGCGCTGGAATGTGCCAGGGCCATCTATGCTCATGCCCTGCAAGTGTTCCCCAGTAAAAAAAGTGTTTGGCTCAGGGCTGCCTACTTTGAGAAAAACAATGGCACCAG GGAGTCTTTGGAAGCCCTGCTGCAGAGGGCTGTGGCTCACTGCCCCAAGGCAGAGGTCCTGTGGCTGATGGGTGCCAAGTCCAAGTGGCTGGCTGAAGATGTGCCAGCAGCCAGAAGTATCCTGGCTCTGGCCTTCCAG GCTAACCCTAACAGTGAAGAGATCTGGCTTGCTGCCGTCAAATTGGAATCTGAAAATAATGAGTATGAAAGAGCCCGTCGACTGCTGGCTAAAGCTCGCAGCAGTGCCCCGACAGCcagg GTATTTATGAAATCAGTAAAGCTGGAGTGGGTGTTGGGAAATATAGAGGCTGCCCAGGAACTGTGCACTGAAGCCCTGAAACACTACGAGGACTTCCCAAAACTTTGGATGATGAGAGGCCAAATAGAGGAGCAGTGTGAAAACATGGACAAGGCCAGAGAGGCCTACAACCAAGGG ttgaAAAAGTGCCCCCACTCTGTGGCCCTGTGGTTACTGCTGTCTCATCTTGAAGAAAGAGTGGGACAGCTGACCAGAGCCAGAGCAATCCTGGAGAAAGCACGACTTAAGAATCCCCAGAGCCCTGAGCTATG GTTGGAGTCAGTAAGGCTGGAGTTCAGGGCCGGTCTGAAGAACATCGCCAACACACTGATGGCCAAAGCTCTTCAGGAATGCCCCAGTTCAG GAATCCTGTGGGCTGAGGCTGTGTTTTTGGAGGCAAGGCCCCAGAGAAAGACGAAGAGCGTGGATGCTTTGAAGAAGTGTGAACATGATCCCCATGTCCTGCTCGCTGTTGCCAA GTTGTTTTGGAGTGAGCGTAAGATCACCAAAGCCAGAGAGTGGTTCCTCAAGACAGTTAAGATTGAGCCTGACCTTGGAGATGCTTGGGCTCTGTTCTACAAGTTTGAGTTGCAACATGGAACAGAG gagcagcaggaagaagtGCGAAAGCGCTGTGAGAATGCGGAGCCACGCCACGGTGAACTGTGGTGCGCCGAGTCCAAACACGTCCTGAACTGGCAAAAGAAGACAGGAGAGATCTTAGCGCTGGTAGCCAGCAAGATCAAGAACACCTTCTGA
- the prpf6 gene encoding pre-mRNA-processing factor 6 isoform X1 gives MASATAKQASKTAPKTSAAGAGAAGVNGGPPIMPLASPLMGKKKKPFLGMPAPLGYVPGLGRGATGFTTRSDIGPARDANDPVDDRHAPPGKRTVGDQMKKNQDDDDEDLNDTNYDEFNGYAGSLFSSGPYEKDDEEADAIYAALDKRMDERRKERRELREKEEIEKYRMERPKIQQQFSDLKRKLAEVSEEEWLSIPEVGDARNKRQRNPRYEKLTPVPDSFFSKHLQTGENHTTVDPLQGLGGLNTPYPGSMTPGLMTPGTGELDMRKIGQARNTLMDMRLSQVSDSVSGQTVVDPKGYLTDLNSMIPTHGGDISDIKKARLLLKSVRETNPHHPPAWIASARLEEVTGKLQVARNLIMKGTEMCPKSEDVWLEAARLQPGDTAKAVVAQAVRHLPQSVRIYIRAAELETDVRAKKRVLRKALENVSKSVRLWKTAVELEEPEDARIMLSRAVECCPTSVELWLALARLETYENARRVLNKARENIPTDRHIWITAAKLEEANGNTQMVDKIIDRAITSLHANGVEINREQWIQDAEECDKAGSVATCQAVIRAVIGIGIEEEDRKHTWMEDAESCVAHGALECARAIYAHALQVFPSKKSVWLRAAYFEKNNGTRESLEALLQRAVAHCPKAEVLWLMGAKSKWLAEDVPAARSILALAFQANPNSEEIWLAAVKLESENNEYERARRLLAKARSSAPTARVFMKSVKLEWVLGNIEAAQELCTEALKHYEDFPKLWMMRGQIEEQCENMDKAREAYNQGLKKCPHSVALWLLLSHLEERVGQLTRARAILEKARLKNPQSPELWLESVRLEFRAGLKNIANTLMAKALQECPSSGILWAEAVFLEARPQRKTKSVDALKKCEHDPHVLLAVAKLFWSERKITKAREWFLKTVKIEPDLGDAWALFYKFELQHGTEEQQEEVRKRCENAEPRHGELWCAESKHVLNWQKKTGEILALVASKIKNTF, from the exons ATGGCCAGCGCTACTGCTAAACAGGCGTCAAAAACTGCCCCTAAAACGTCTGCGGCAGGCGCCGGGGCGGCGGGGGTAAACGGCGGCCCCCCGATAATGCCCCTGGCCTCCCCGCTGatggggaagaagaagaagccgtTTCTGGGGATGCCCGCTCCGCTCGGCTACGTCCCCGGTCTGGGCAGAGG TGCAACTGGTTTCACCACCCGATCTGATATTGGTCCTGCTCGTGATGCCAATGATCCAGTGGATGACCGACATGCACCACCAGGAAAGAGGACGGTTGGGGACCAAATGAAAAAGAaccaagatgatgatgatgaagatctGAATGATACCAACTATGATGAG TTTAATGGGTATGCTGGTAGTTTGTTCTCCAGTGGACCCTATGagaaagatgatgaagaagcaGATGCCATATACGCAGCATTGGACAAAAGGATGGACGAAAGGCGCAAAGAGAGAAG GGAGCtgagggaaaaagaagaaatagagAAATATCGTATGGAGCGACCAAAAAtccagcagcagttttctgATTTAAAG agGAAGTTGGCAGAGGTGTCAGAAGAGGAGTGGCTGAGTATCCCAGAGGTGGGAGATGCGAGGAACAAGCGCCAGAGGAATCCCCGTTACGAAAAACTAACCCCTGTCCCAGACAGCTTCTTCTCTAAGCACTTACAGACTGGAGAGAACCACACCACTGTTGACCCACTGCAAGGG CTGGGAGGGCTGAATACCCCTTATCCAGGAAGTATGACCCCTGGTCTTATGACTCCAGGAACAGGAGAGCTTGACATGAGGAAAATCGGTCAGGCCAGGAACACACTGATGGACATGAGGCTCAGTCAG gTGTCTGACTCAGTGAGTGGACAGACCGTGGTGGATCCTAAGGGTTACCTAACTGATCTTAATTCCATGATTCCCACACATGGAGGGGACATCAG TGACATCAAGAAGGCGAGGCTGTTGCTGAAATCAGTCAGGGAGACCAATCCTCATCACCCTCCTGCTTGGATCGCCTCTGCCAGATTGGAAGAGGTGACTGGTAAACTGCAGGTGGCAAGAAACCTCATCATGAAAGGCACAGAGATGTGTCCGAAG AGTGAGGATGTGTGGCTGGAGGCAGCCCGGCTTCAGCCTGGTGACACAGCTAAAGCTGTGGTTGCACAGGCTGTCCGCCACCTGCCACAATCGGTTCGCATTTacatcagagctgcagagctggagaCAGACGTCAGGGCTAAGAAACGAGTCCTTAGGAAGG CCCTCGAGAATGTGTCCAAGTCAGTGCGACTGTGGAAGACAGCTGTTGAGCTGGAGGAGCCAGAGGATGCCAGAATCATGCTTAGTCGAGCAGTGGAGTGTTGTCCTACTAGTGTGGAG CTCTGGCTGGCACTGGCCCGGCTAGAGACGTATGAGAATGCCCGTCGTGTCCTGAACAAAGCTCGAGAAAACATTCCCACTGATCGTCACATCTGGATCACTGCTGCCAAGTTGGAGGAGGCCAACGGCAACACTCAAATGGTGGACAAGATCATTGACAGAGCCATCACCTCTCTGCATGCCAACGGTGTGGAGATCAACCGAGAGCAATGGATACAG GATGCAGAAGAGTGTGACAAAGCGGGGAGCGTGGCTACCTGTCAGGCTGTGATACGGGCTGTCATAGGGATTGGTATAGAGGAGGAAGATCGGAAACACACCTGGATGGAGGATGCAGAAAGT TGTGTGGCTCATGGAGCGCTGGAATGTGCCAGGGCCATCTATGCTCATGCCCTGCAAGTGTTCCCCAGTAAAAAAAGTGTTTGGCTCAGGGCTGCCTACTTTGAGAAAAACAATGGCACCAG GGAGTCTTTGGAAGCCCTGCTGCAGAGGGCTGTGGCTCACTGCCCCAAGGCAGAGGTCCTGTGGCTGATGGGTGCCAAGTCCAAGTGGCTGGCTGAAGATGTGCCAGCAGCCAGAAGTATCCTGGCTCTGGCCTTCCAG GCTAACCCTAACAGTGAAGAGATCTGGCTTGCTGCCGTCAAATTGGAATCTGAAAATAATGAGTATGAAAGAGCCCGTCGACTGCTGGCTAAAGCTCGCAGCAGTGCCCCGACAGCcagg GTATTTATGAAATCAGTAAAGCTGGAGTGGGTGTTGGGAAATATAGAGGCTGCCCAGGAACTGTGCACTGAAGCCCTGAAACACTACGAGGACTTCCCAAAACTTTGGATGATGAGAGGCCAAATAGAGGAGCAGTGTGAAAACATGGACAAGGCCAGAGAGGCCTACAACCAAGGG ttgaAAAAGTGCCCCCACTCTGTGGCCCTGTGGTTACTGCTGTCTCATCTTGAAGAAAGAGTGGGACAGCTGACCAGAGCCAGAGCAATCCTGGAGAAAGCACGACTTAAGAATCCCCAGAGCCCTGAGCTATG GTTGGAGTCAGTAAGGCTGGAGTTCAGGGCCGGTCTGAAGAACATCGCCAACACACTGATGGCCAAAGCTCTTCAGGAATGCCCCAGTTCAG GAATCCTGTGGGCTGAGGCTGTGTTTTTGGAGGCAAGGCCCCAGAGAAAGACGAAGAGCGTGGATGCTTTGAAGAAGTGTGAACATGATCCCCATGTCCTGCTCGCTGTTGCCAA GTTGTTTTGGAGTGAGCGTAAGATCACCAAAGCCAGAGAGTGGTTCCTCAAGACAGTTAAGATTGAGCCTGACCTTGGAGATGCTTGGGCTCTGTTCTACAAGTTTGAGTTGCAACATGGAACAGAG gagcagcaggaagaagtGCGAAAGCGCTGTGAGAATGCGGAGCCACGCCACGGTGAACTGTGGTGCGCCGAGTCCAAACACGTCCTGAACTGGCAAAAGAAGACAGGAGAGATCTTAGCGCTGGTAGCCAGCAAGATCAAGAACACCTTCTGA
- the aar2 gene encoding protein AAR2 homolog: MASSSCADLDPDVALRLFEEGATLVLLGVPRGTELGIDCKSWQVGPRFRGVKMIPPGLHFLHFSSVNLPSCGSEIGPKTGLFLSLKPREILVANWDPKTEDLDFSDSKNEEEVSRIRASLQELDPYLGPYPYEVMRKWVSFTDHLSEEVANNLQPLSGRICAFSDVIPEVEFRHTKDRAEQPRNDTACQSMKEGLDRLPRMKQREGTELRFSDIPKKTYPPGATPAEITQWSLDLSYALETLLEKNHKLQPLNLLGELQFAFVCFLIGNVYEGFEHWKRLLALLCRSEGAMRKHKELYLGLITVLYHQLGEIPPDFFVDIVSQDNFLTSTLQDFFQFISGPGVDGALRKRAEKFKAHLTKKFCWDFDADLDDCAPVVVELPEGVTVD; encoded by the exons AtggccagcagcagctgtgcagaCCTGGATCCAGATGTTGCCCTCAGGCTCTTTGAGGAGGGGGCCACCCTGGTCCTGTTGGGGGTTCCCCGGGGTACAGAGCTCGGGATCGACTGTAAGAGCTGGCAGGTAGGTCCTCGTTTTCGTGGGGTGAAGATGATCCCCCCGGGCCTGCACTTCCTCCACTTCAGCTCCGTTAACCTGCCGAGCTGTGGGAGTGAAATCGGCCCAAAGACgggtctctttctttctctcaaacCCAGAGAGATTCTGGTGGCCAACTGGGATCCCAAAACGGAAGATCTGGACTTCTCTGACTCCAAAAATGAAGAGGAGGTGAGCCGCATCCGGGCATCCTTGCAGGAGCTGGATCCTTACCTGGGTCCCTATCCGTATGAGGTGATGAGGAAGTGGGTGTCCTTCACTGACCACCTGAGCGAGGAGGTGGCCAACAACCTGCAGCCTCTGTCCGGCAGGATATGTGCCTTCAGCGACGTCATTCCTGAGGTGGAGTTCAGACACACCAAGGACCGGGCGGAGCAGCCGAGGAATGACACCGCCTGTCAGAGCATGAAAGAGGGACTCGACAGGCTCCCCAGGATGAAGCAGAGGGAAGGGACGGAGCTGCGCTTCTCTGATATCCCCAAGAAAACCTACCCCCCGGGGGCAACACCAGCAGAGATCACTCAGTGGAGTCTAGACCTGAGCTATGCCCTGGAGACTCTGTTGGAGAAGAACCACAAGCTGCAGCCTCTCAACCTGCTCG GTGAGCTGCAGTTTGCCTTCGTGTGTTTCCTCATTGGAAATGTGTATGAGGGCTTTGAGCACTGGAAGCGTCTCCTAGCTCTGTTGTGCCGCTCTGAAGGAGCCATGAGGAAGCATAAGGAACTCTATTTGGGGCTCATCACTGTGCTCTACCACCAGCTTGGAGAAATCCCGCCTGATTTCTTTGTTGACATTGTGTCACAGGACAACTTCCTCACATCCACCTTGCAG GACTTTTTCCAGTTCATCAGTGGGCCCGGTGTAGACGGCGCGCTCCGTAAGAGGGCGGAGAAGTTCAAAGCCCACCTGACCAAGAAGTTTTGTTGGGACTTCGATGCCGACCTTGACGACTGTGCCCCCGTGGTGGTGGAGCTGCCAGAAGGTGTTACAGTCGACTGA